GCGTGCCGTTCAGCGTCGCGAGCGGCTTCACCTGCTGCTTGCCGTCCTGCGCGGCCCGCATCCGTACGGAGAGCCGACGGGCCTGGAAACCGTCGCAGTTGGACGCCGACGTCAGCTCGCGGTACTTGCCCTGCGTCGGGATCCACGCCTCGCAGTCGAACTTGCGCGAGGCCGAGGCACCCAGGTCACCCGTCGCCACGTCGATCACCTGGAAGGGCAGCCCGAGGCCGCTGAGCCACTGCTTCTCCCACTCCAGCAGCCGCGCGTGCTCGGACTCGGCGTCCGCCGGGTCGACGTACGAGAACATCTCGACCTTGTCGAACTGGTGCACCCGGAAGATCCCCCGGGTGTCCTTGCCGTACGTCCCCGCCTCGCGGCGGAAGCACGGCGAGAAGCCCGCGTACCGCAGGGGCAGCTTGTCGGCGTCGATGATCTCGTCCATGTGGTACGCGGCGAGGGGCACCTCCGACGTACCGACCAGGTAGAAGTCGTCCTTCTCCAGGTGGTACACGTTCTCCGCCGCCTGGCCGAGGAAGCCCGTGCCCTCCATCGCGCGCGGGCGGACCAGCGCGGGGGTCATCATCGGGATGAAGCCGGCCTCGGTTGCCTGCGCGATCGCCGCGTTCACCAGGGCGAGTTCGAGCAGGGCTCCGACGCCCGTCAGGTAGTAGAAGCGCGAGCCGGAGACCTTCGCGCCGCGCTCCATGTCGATGGCGCCGAGCGCCTCGCCGAGCTCCAGGTGGTCCTTGGGCTCGAAGCCCTCGGCGGCGAAGTCGCGCGGGGTGCCGATCGTCTCCAGGACGACGAAGTCCTCCTCGCCGCCCACGGGCACGTCCGGGTGCACGATGTTGCCCAGCTGGAGGAGCAGCCGCCTGGCCTCCTCGTCGGCCTCGTGCTGCACGGCGTCGGCCGACTTCACGGCTGCGGCCAGCTCACGCGTACGCGCCAGCAGCTCGGTCTTCTCCTCGCCGGCGGCCTTGGACACGAGTTTGCCGAGGCTCTTCTGCTCGGAACGCAGCTCGTCGAAGCGGACGCCGGAGGCCCTGCGCCGCTCGTCGGCGGAGAGCAGGGCGTCGACGACGCCCACGTCCTCTCCACGGGCGCGCTGCGACGCGCGGACACGGTCGGGGTCGTCTCGGAGCAGGCGAAGGTCAATCACCCCACCAGGCTACCGGTGCGCGGTTCCGCCACCTCACCTCCTTTTTCAACGCGTGGCATTTTGTCCGGATTGCCGCAATTGGGGACAGTGAGGAAAGGGTGAAAAGGAGGGGTCGCTTACGTCAATAACGGGTTGCCAATTCCCCGGAAAGAGGCACCGGTCCGTGTGTCGTTGACCCATTTCCCTTGTGGTGAGCGGCACTTGGGGCGACGTTGTCCACAGAGGGTGCCTGCTCGGAAAGTTATCCACAGGCTGTGTGGGGAATCTGTGGATCGCGAGCGATTTCGCGGTGAAAGCCCAAGAGGGGCCAAGGGGATTCTTCTCCCCAACCCGCCTCACGCGCTCATTCGGGTGGGACTTGGTCCCTCTGACGAGTTGAACAAGGGAATTGGGGTGACACGGGCCACTCGCGTGCCCTGTGGACGGAAGGATGGTCGCTGAGGAGATTTGTCGACCGAGTCCGCCGAACCTGTCGACTTGTCCCCAGGGTGGACGGTCGGCCTGTGGATAACTCT
The nucleotide sequence above comes from Streptomyces sp. NBC_01716. Encoded proteins:
- the serS gene encoding serine--tRNA ligase yields the protein MIDLRLLRDDPDRVRASQRARGEDVGVVDALLSADERRRASGVRFDELRSEQKSLGKLVSKAAGEEKTELLARTRELAAAVKSADAVQHEADEEARRLLLQLGNIVHPDVPVGGEEDFVVLETIGTPRDFAAEGFEPKDHLELGEALGAIDMERGAKVSGSRFYYLTGVGALLELALVNAAIAQATEAGFIPMMTPALVRPRAMEGTGFLGQAAENVYHLEKDDFYLVGTSEVPLAAYHMDEIIDADKLPLRYAGFSPCFRREAGTYGKDTRGIFRVHQFDKVEMFSYVDPADAESEHARLLEWEKQWLSGLGLPFQVIDVATGDLGASASRKFDCEAWIPTQGKYRELTSASNCDGFQARRLSVRMRAAQDGKQQVKPLATLNGTLCAVTRTIVALLENHQQADGSVWVPEVLRPYLGGRETLEPIAK